A region of Vitis vinifera cultivar Pinot Noir 40024 chromosome 13, ASM3070453v1 DNA encodes the following proteins:
- the LOC100247887 gene encoding protein transport protein Sec61 subunit beta: protein MVRGSSQSQASSSVTSRPSTVGMAPRGSAAATAGMRRRRLGTGSAGGGSGGFGSGSSGSNMLRFYTDDAPGLKITPTVVLVMSLCFIGFVTALHVFGKIYRHRSGGVA from the coding sequence ATGGTGAGAGGTTCGTCGCAGTCTCAGGCCTCATCGTCCGTTACCTCCCGTCCGTCCACCGTCGGCATGGCGCCGCGCGGCTCTGCTGCAGCTACCGCTGGCATGCGTCGCCGCCGCCTCGGAACGGGGAGCGCTGGTGGTGGCTCCGGCGGGTTCGGCAGTGGCAGTAGCGGAAGCAACATGCTCCGGTTCTACACCGATGACGCTCCGGGCTTGAAGATTACTCCGACGGTGGTTCTCGTGATGAGCCTTTGCTTTATCGGCTTCGTCACCGCTCTTCATGTCTTCGGTAAGATCTATCGCCATAGATCTGGTGGAGTGGCTTGA
- the LOC100253010 gene encoding uncharacterized protein LOC100253010 isoform X1, producing the protein MEVRPNPVDDNSSIPQQHQHHAHAAPSKQLKAAPNPVDTSSVSQRLQKELMALMMSGGDLGVSAFPESESIFTWIGTIMGGNGTVYEGLSYKLSLRFPLDYPFKPPQVKFETMCFHPNIDQFGNICLDILQDKWSSAYDCKTVLLSIQSLLGEPNIESPLNSYAASLWNNQEGWVHFFYLHLSPIHFIFLLCRILMNVKPRASIF; encoded by the exons ATGGAGGTCCGGCCCAATCCGGTGGATGACAACTCCTCAATTCCGCAGCAGCATCAGCACCATGCGCACGCAGCTCCATCCAAGCAGCTCAAAGCTGCGCCTAACCCCGTCGACACCAGTTCCGTTTCTCAGAG GCTTCAAAAAGAGTTGATGGCCCTCATG ATGAGTGGAGGAGATCTTGGGGTATCTGCTTTCCCTGAAAGCGAGAGCATTTTTACCTGGATTGGCACAATCATGGGTGGAAATGGAACTGTGTATGAGGGTTTATCTTATAAACTTTCATTACGTTTCCCCCTTGACTACCCTTTCAAGCCACCCCAAGTTAAGTTTGAAACAATGTGCTTCCATCCAAATATTGATCAGTTTGGCAACATTTGTCTTGACATCCTTCAG GACAAGTGGTCTTCTGCCTATGATTGCAAAACCGTTCTTTTATCCATTCAAAGTCTATTGGGAG AGCCCAACATAGAGAGTCCTCTCAACAGCTATGCTGCATCATTATGGAACAACCAAGAAGGTTgggttcattttttttatcttcatctTTCTCCCATCCattttatctttcttctttGTAGAATTTTAATGAATGTTAAACCTCGGGCTtctatattttag
- the LOC100253010 gene encoding uncharacterized protein LOC100253010 isoform X2 — translation MEVRPNPVDDNSSIPQQHQHHAHAAPSKQLKAAPNPVDTSSVSQRLQKELMALMMSGGDLGVSAFPESESIFTWIGTIMGGNGTVYEGLSYKLSLRFPLDYPFKPPQVKFETMCFHPNIDQFGNICLDILQDKWSSAYDCKTVLLSIQSLLGEPNIESPLNSYAASLWNNQEDYRKMVHKQYFAGEAFES, via the exons ATGGAGGTCCGGCCCAATCCGGTGGATGACAACTCCTCAATTCCGCAGCAGCATCAGCACCATGCGCACGCAGCTCCATCCAAGCAGCTCAAAGCTGCGCCTAACCCCGTCGACACCAGTTCCGTTTCTCAGAG GCTTCAAAAAGAGTTGATGGCCCTCATG ATGAGTGGAGGAGATCTTGGGGTATCTGCTTTCCCTGAAAGCGAGAGCATTTTTACCTGGATTGGCACAATCATGGGTGGAAATGGAACTGTGTATGAGGGTTTATCTTATAAACTTTCATTACGTTTCCCCCTTGACTACCCTTTCAAGCCACCCCAAGTTAAGTTTGAAACAATGTGCTTCCATCCAAATATTGATCAGTTTGGCAACATTTGTCTTGACATCCTTCAG GACAAGTGGTCTTCTGCCTATGATTGCAAAACCGTTCTTTTATCCATTCAAAGTCTATTGGGAG AGCCCAACATAGAGAGTCCTCTCAACAGCTATGCTGCATCATTATGGAACAACCAAGAAG ATTACAGAAAGATGGTCCACAAGCAATATTTTGCAGGAGAAGCATTTGAGAGCTAA